GCGACATGTCCCGTTCGGTGCGCAACCGGCGTAACACGGCAGCGAATCCCGAGTCAGTGGCTTCAGGCATCGACGCTCCCAGGTTGCGGTCTGGGTGGCGTCCCGTCGGCCGCCGCGCCGACGAGCCGCCACTCCGGACGGTACACGCAGGAACACTGTTGCGATTGGCCCGCAGCACGTGTTCGGGGTGCCGGACTGCGGGGAGGACTAACTACGTCGGGTCGGCGGCGAGGGCCTGCTCCATGCGTACCTCGGCAAGTGCCTCGGCTCGGGCGATCGAGCCGGCGGGCATCGCCGCGACCACCGCGGCGGCCGCCACCGCCGCACCGGCGAAGAGGAACGCCCACGGTACGCCGACCTGGTCGGCCAGGACCCCGGCTCCGGCGCCACCCGCGGCGCTGGCCGCCACCGCCACGGTGACGACCCAGGTGTACGCCTCGTTGAGCATGCTGGCCGGCGAGATCCGCCCGACCATGGTGTTCTCCAGGGTGAGCGCGGGTGCGATGGTCGCACCGCCGACCACCAGCGCGATGCCGAGCGCGACCGGGCCGGGCATCACCGCGAAGACCGCGAAGGTGGCCGCGAGCAGGCCGAGCAGTTGGGCGAACTGCCGTGCGGCGTTGCGGGACGGTTTGCGGGTGCCGAACCAGATCCCGCCGATCGCGCTGCCGGTGCCCCACATCGCGAGCAGGATCCCGGCCACGCTCTCCGCGTTGTCCACGTCGTGCCCGGAGGCGTACGCCGGAACGGCCACCCCGGCCGCGCCGAACGCGATGCCGAGGCCGGCGACGCAGAACAGCAGGGCGGGGAATCCACCGACCCGCAGCGGGCCGAGTCCCTTGGCGTGGCTGTCGGTCGGATGCGGGCGCCAGCCGCGCATCACCGGGCCGAGGGCGACGATCGCCGTACCGGCCAGTGTGACCACCGCCGCTCCGATCAGCGCCGCCGCGGCGTCGGCCACCAGTATGAAGACCGCGACCAGTGTCGGGCCGATCACGAAGACCAGCTCGAACAGGGACGTCTCGGCGGCGAGTGCGGTGTTGCGCAGGGCGTACCGGCCGGAGGCGGGGTCGGTCAGGTCGTTCCAGGCGCCCCGGATGGCGGCGGTCAACGGTGGGTACGTCGCCCCGGCCACCGCCGAGGCGACGAAGATCAGCGTCAGTCCGTCCGAGCCGGCGCGGCTGGCGAGCAGCAGTCCGATCAGCGCCACCGGATGGGCCACGGCGGTGATCAGTAGTACCCGGCTCGGCCCGATCCGGTCCGCGATCCGGCCGGCGATCGGGCTGAGCGCGGCACCCGCGAGCGCGTACACCCCACCGGCGACGGCGGCCAGTGCGTACCGGCCGGTGACCTGTTCGACGACCAGCAGCAGCGCCAGTGGGGTCATGCCGATGCCGAGTCTGCCGATGATGCCGGCGATCAGCAGCATCGGCGCACCTGGAATTCGCCAGACTCCCAGGTACTGACGCAGCGCGGTCACGGGTGGAACCCCCTCGGGTCGGTCGTACGGGTAACGAGCGGAAGACCTACCGACCCTAACGTGAGCCCTGCACGGGTTGAACCGGATTAGGCGCTACGTCACCACGCGTACCACCGCCACCAGGACCACGCCAAAGGACCTCGCGGGGGCGGGCGCACACAAAAGCCGGCCCCCGGCTACTTCCGTAGGAGCCGGGGGCCGACTGGCTGTGGGGAGAGGGAACGGGGGCAGGTCAGCGCTGGAACTGGACCGGACCGCTGTTGGCGGCCATCTGCTCCAGGCGGCGTACCCGCTCCTCCATCTTCGGGTGGGTGGAGAAGAGGCTGGCCATCCCGCCACCCTTGAACGGGTTGTCGATCATCAGGTGGGCGGTGCTGGTCAGCCGGTTGTCGGCCGGCAACGGCATCCGCTGGGTCCCGTTGTGGATCTTCCGGAGGGCGCTGGCGAGGGCCAGCGGGTCCTTGGTCAGCGTCGCGCCGGAGGCGTCCGCCTGGAACTCCCGGTTACGGCTGATCGCCAGCTGGATCACCGAGGCCGCGATCGGGCCGAGGATCAGCATCAACAGCAGGGCCGCCGGGTTCGGCGAGTCCTCGTCGTCCCCACCGCCCAGCGGAATGAACCAGGCCAGGTAGGCGAGCGTGGTGATGATGCCGGCCAGGCCGGCGGCGACGCTGGAGATCAGGATGTCCCGGTTGTAGACGTGGGACAGCTCGTGACCGATGACGCCCCGCAGCTCCCGGTAGTCCAGGATCTGCGTGATGCCCGTCGTCACCGCGACCGCCGCGTGCTGGGGGTTACGCCCCGTGGCGAACGCGTTGGGCTGCATGGTCGGGCTGACGTACAGCCGGGGCATCGGCTGGCCGGCCTCGGTGGCCAGCTCCCGGACCATCTGGTAGAGCGCGGGGAACTCGGCCTCGGTGACCGGTTTCGCCCGCATCGACCGCAGCGCGAGCTTGTCCGACCAGAAGTAGCTGCCGGCGTTCATCGCCAGCGAGAGCAGTACGGCGATCACCAGACCGCCACCTCCGCCGAACCCGTAACCGACGCCGAGGATCAGAGCGGTGAGCAGGCCAAGTAGCGCGGCCGTCTTGAGCCGGTTGTGATGGCTATGCACGGTAACTCCTTCGGTGCGCGGGTAGGTGGACCCGCTGACCGGTTCAACAACGGGGTACCCCGTCAACAATCCAGATATGACTGTGAGTTACCTGGGAACGCGAACGATTGTCACAGTCCGGCGACGTCCAGGAGAAGTTGTGGGGCGAACCCGACGACGATCGCGACCAGGGTGGCGACGGCCAGCGCGGCGACGACCGCCCAGCTCGGCCGGACCGGGCCGGTGGCCGGCACCGGTGCGTCGACCGGCAGGGCCGGGGCACCGGGATCGGCCGGGACGACCGGGGCGGCGGCGGCATCCCCGGCCCGGGGCGCCACCGGCTCCGGCGCGTAGAGCGTCGCGGCGACCCGTAGGTAGTAGGCGAGCCCGACCACCGCGTTCAGCGCCACCACCAGGCCGAGCCAGCCGGCTCCGCCGTCCAGCAGCGATCGCACGATGGTGACCTTCGCGAAGAGTCCGGCCAGCCCCGGCGGCAGCCCGGCCAGCCCGACCAGCGCGAGCACGAACGCCGCACCGACCCAGGGCCGGCGCCGGGCCGCGCCCCGGTAGTCCTCGATCTCGCCACCGTCCGCCACCGCCGGGCGCAGCGCGACGACGGCGGCGAACGCGGCCAGTTCCAACACCACGTAGAAGATCGTGTACGCCACCGCGGCGGCCACCGCCGTGTCGAGTGCCTCCGGGGTCCGGCCGGCGGACAACGCCAGGGCGCCCAGCGGGGCGACGATGTAGCCGGCCTGGGCCACCGAGGACCAGGCCAGCAGCCGGACCATCCGGCGCTGCCGCAGCGCGACCAGGTTCCCGACGGTCATGGTGAGTACGGCCACCGCCGCCAGCACCGGACCGGACACGCTCGCCGGCAGCGCGATCGCGGTGACCGCGAGCAGTGCGACCACGCCACCGAGCTTCGAGGCGGTGGAGAGGTACGCGGCCACCGGAACCGGCGCCCCGTCATAGGTGGCCGGGGCCCACGCGTGGAACGGCACCGCCGCCACCTTGAAAGCCAGCCCGAGCACCACCAGCGCGACCGCGGCCACGGTGAGCGGCAGGTCCAGCAGCCCCGGATCGGCCGCCACCGCCCCACCGGACGGGTTGAGCACCGCCCCGCCGGACGGGTTGACCGCCGACCCGTCGACTCCGAAGACGGTGCCGAGCCGGCTCAGGTGCACCACGCCGGTGACCGCGTAGAGCAGCGCGGCGCCGAGCAGGGTCACCGCGGTCGCCACCACACTCACCACGAAGAAGGTCAGTGCCGCCTCGGCGCCGGCCACACTGCGGTGCCGGAGCCCGACCAGCACGTACAGCGGCAGCGTCAGCGTCTCCAGCGCCACGACCAGGGTGATCAGGTCACCGGCCGCGCCGAGGACCACGCCGCCGGTCATCGAGCAGGCGAGCAGGAAGCAGTACTCCCCCGACGGCACCTCGCCGGCCCGCAGCAGCGGCGCGGAGAGCGCCAGCACACCGAGGGTGAGCAGCGCGAACAGGCAGCCGACCACGGCCGCCCGGCCACCGGCCAGGTAGGAGCAGGCGTCGCCGACACAGAACGTCCGGCGGGTACCGGCGGCGCCGACCAGGACCGCGCCGAGCGCGGTGGCGACGGCCCCGGCGGCGAAGACCGCCACCGTCGCGCCGCGCCGGGCGATCAGCAGGTCGGCCAGCAGCACGAGTACGGCGGTGCCGGCCGCCAGGTACGCCGGCAGCAGCGCCACGTTGTCGACGGTCTGGATCACGGGATCCACCGGAGAACGGTGCTCATCGGATCGCCTCCAGCAGTGCCCCGACCGGCACCTCGGCGTAGCCGAGCACCAGGGTCGGGGCCAACCCGATCGCGAGGGCGAGCAGCACCAGCGGTCCCCAGGCGGCCAGCTCGGCTCCGGCCAGTCCCGGCGTCAGGGTCAGAACCGCCGGTGTCGTCGGACCGTGGGTGACCCGGCGCAGCAGCCGGAGCAGGTACGCCGCCGTCAGCGCCCCGCCCAGCGCCGCGAGTACGGCCAGCGTGGTCCAGAACGGCCCGCCGACCCGCCACGCGGCGACCACCGCGAACGCCTCCCCCCAGAACCCGGCGAGACCGGGCAGCCCGAGTGAGGCGATCGCGGCGAAGCCGAGCAGCCCGGCCAACCGGGGTGTGCTCTCCCGCAGCCCGCCCAGCTCGGCCAGCGACCCGGTGTGCGTCCGGTCCTTGATCGCCCCGGCGAGGAAGAAGAGCAGGCCGGTGATGACGCCGTGCGCGATGTTGCCGATCAGGGCGGCCTGGATGCCGGTGGCGGTCAGCGTGGCGACCCCGAGCAGCACGAAACCCATGTGCCCGACGCTGGAGTACGCGATCAGCCGCTTCAACTCGCTCTGCGCCAGGCAGACCAGCGAGCCGACGATGATCGCCGCCACCGCGAGCGTACCGAGCACCGGCGCGGCCCACCTGGCCCCCTCCGGCGCGACTCCGACCGCGACCCGGATCAGCCCGTACGTGCCCATCTTCAGCAGTACCCCGGCCAGGATGACGCTGCCCACGGTCGGCGCCTGGGTGTGCGCGTCCGGCAGCCAGGAGTGCAGCGGCCAGAGCGGACTCTTCACCGCGAACGCGATCGCGAGCAGGGTGAACGCGGCCAACTGGGTACCCCGGGACAGCTCGCCGCCGCCGGTCAGGTCGACCAGGTCGGCGGTGCCGGCGGCGGTGACCACGGTGAAGACGCCGACCAGCAGCAGCACCGAGCCGAAGAGGGTGTAGAGGGCGAACTTCCGGGCCGCGTGCCGCCGGTCCTCGCCACCCCAGATCGCGATGATCGCGTACATCGGCAGCAGTACGACCTCGAAGAAGAGGAAGAAGAGCACGAGGTCGAGAGCGAGGAAGGTGCCCAGGATGCCGACCTCGACGACCAGCAGCAGTGCGACCAGGGTCCGGCCCCGCCCCGGCGCCGGCACCCGCCACGCCGTGTACGCGCAGCAGAGCAGCGTCAGCAGCGCGGTCAGCACCACGAGCGGATAGGACACTCCGTCGACCCCGAGGTGGAACCGCAGGTCGAGACCGGGTACCCAGGTCAGGTCGAGGTCGTGCCAGGGCCGTACGCCGGGTCCGCCGGCGCCACGCGGACGGTAGCCGAACCAGTTGCCGTCCGCGCCGAGCGCCAACAGCACACTGAGTACGAAGGCGACCGCCGCGAAGGCCGTACCGGTGATCCGGGCTGCCCGGTCGACCCGGGCCGGCAGTACGGCGAGCACCGCCGCGCCCAGTGCGGGCAGCGCCAGTACGGCGACCAGTCCGATCGCGCCGAGGCTCATCCCGGTACCCCGCTCCGTCGGCTCATGCGGAGCCCCCCAGCGCCACGGCGGCGATGCCGAGCAGCAGGGCCCCGGCCAGCACCGCGACCACCGCCCGGGGTACCCCGGCCCGGTGCAGCAGGTCCAGCCCGCCGCCCAGACCCGCCGTACCCCGACCGGTCCCCTCGACGGCGCCGTCCACCACCGTCTCGTCGATCCGGCGGGCGAGCCGGCCGAGCGCCCGCACCGGACGTACGACGAGCGCGTGCTGGACCTCGTCGAGCCAGAAGGCCTGGGCGAAGGCCGGGCGCAGCGGCCCCAGGCCGGTCGCCGGGTCGGCGGCCGGATCGGCCCGCCAACGCCACCAGGCGAGCCCCGCGCCGAGCAGCAGCAGCGCCACCGGGATGATCAGGAAGGCGTCCAGGTGTGCCTCGTCCAGGGCGAGCGCGGACCGGAACGGGGGCACGAAGACCGCGAAGCCGAGCGCCACGCTCGGCACCGTGAGCAGCAGTACCGGCCAGCGCATCAGTCCGGGCGGATCGTGCGGCGCCCCGATCGGGGTGTGCGCGGGTGCGGTGGCCGGCGCGTCGATGCCGGCGGAGTCGTCCATCGGATGGGTCTGGGCGCGGGACGCGCCGAGGAAGGTACGCAGCAACAGGCGGGCGGCGTACCAGGCGGTCAGCCCGACCCCGACCAGCCCGGTGATCCAGACCAGCCAGCCGACCCAGGCGGGCGCCGGGCCGGTGTGGTGCCGGGCCGCCTGCTCGGCGACGACCAGGATGCCGTCCTTGCTCCAGAACCCGGCCAGCGGCGGCACCCCGGCCAGCGCGCCGAGCCCGATCGCGGTACACCAGAAGGTCACCGGCATCGGCCGGCGCAGCCCGCCCATCGCGGACATCAGGTTGCTGCCGACGGCGTGGATCACCGCTCCGGCGGCGAGGAACAGCAGCGCCTTGAACGCGGCGTGGCTGAGCAGGTGGAACAGCGCGGCGGGCGGCGAACCGACGGCGAGCGCCCCGGCCATGTAGCCGAGTTGGGAGACCGTCGACCAGGCCAGTACCCGCTTGATGTCGTCCTGCGCGGTGGCGGCCAGCGCACCGAGCAGCAGGGTGATCGCGGCCATCACCCCGAGTACGGCCAGCGCGGCCGGTGCCCGTTCGAAGAGTGGGAAGAGCCGGGTCACCGCGTAGATCCCGGCCGCCACCATCGTGGCGGCGTGGATCAGCGCCGAGATCGGGGTTGGGCCGGCCATCGCGTCCGGCAACCAGGTGTGCAGCGGGAACTGGGCGCTCTTTCCGGCCACCCCGGCGAGCAGCAGCAGGCAGGCGGCGGTCAGCGTACCGGGGCTGAAGTCGTGGGCCAGCACGTCGGAGATCCGGAAACTGCCGGCCGAGACGCCGAGCACCACGATGCCGAGCAGGAAGCCGACGTCCCCGACCCGGGTCACCAGGAACGCCTTCACGGCGGCGGCCGGTGCCTCCGGCAGCCGGCGGTCGTGACCGATGAGGAGATAGGAGCAGATGCCCATCACCTCCCAGCCGACCAGCAGCATGATCAGGTCACCGGCTACCACCACCAGCAGCATCGCGGCGGTGAAGAGGCTGATCTGCGCCGCGTACGGGGCGTAGCGGTCGTCGTCGTGCAGGTAGCCGACCGAGTAGACCTGGACGGCCAGCGCCACCACCGCCACCGCGACCGCCACCAGCGCGGCGGCCGGGTCGAGCCGGACGCCGAGCGTGACCGACAGCCCGCCGAAATCGATCCACTCGGCGGTCGACTCGGTGCCGCCATGGTCGATCGTGATGGCGAGCGCCACCGCACAGACCAGCGCCGCCGCCGCGCCGCCGATGCCGAGGCCGGCCGCGACCGCCCGGGACCGCTGCGGCAGCAGCAGTCCGACCAGGGCCAGCCCGAAGGGTACGGCCGGCAGCAGCGCGCCGAGCGTCTGCGCGCCAGTCATCGGACCGGCCCCGTCGACGGCCCTGTCTTCGGTCCGGTCGACCGTCCACCCGCTGGCCCCGTCGCCACCGCCGTTGCCGCTCCCGTCCTCGCTGGCGCGTCCATGATCCCGCGTGGGCCGGCGTCGGGGGTGTGCTCGTCGAGGCGTACGTCGTCGATCGCCACCGTGCCACGCAGCCGGTAGAGCTGGAGCACGATCGCCAGCCCCACCCCGACCTCGGCAGCGGCGATCACGATGACGAAGAGCGTGAACGCCTGTCCGGTGAACGGCAGCGCACCGGTCTCGGGGGTGCCGGCCGGTGCCGCCGTACCGAGGGCCGCGTGCAGCGGTGCCGCGTTCGCGGTGACCAGGAGCAGATTGACCGCGTTGAGCATCAGCTCGACCGCCATCAGCACCAGTACGGCGTTGCGGCGGCGCAGTACGCCGTACACGCCCAGCCCGAAGAGGGCGGCGGCGATGACGTACGGGATGACGGGTCTCATTGCCGCCGCCCCGGAATCCGTACGCTGATCGCGATCGCCCCGACCAGGGCGGAGAGCAGCAGTACGGAGAGCACCTCGAACGGCAGTACCCAGGACTGGAAGAGCTCGGCGCCCAACTGCTCGGCCGTCCCCGGCTCCGGCAGGTCGACTGTGGACCAGCGGAACGCGTCGACCAGCAGGGCGGCCAGGCCCAGCCCGGTCCCGCCGCCGATCAGCGCGGCCGGCCAGCCGGGACGGTCGAGGTCGTCGGCGGCGCCGATCGGTGCCCGGGTCAGCATCACCGCGAAGAGCAGCAGCACCACGACCGCGCCGACGTAGATCAGCAACTGCACCCAGGCCACCAGCTCGGCGGTGAGTACCAGGTAGAGCCCGGCGACCGCGCCGAGGCAGACCACCAGGTAGAGGCCGGCCCGGACCAGGTGCCGGGTGGCGACCACCAGCACGCCGGCACCGACCGCGACCGCTCCCAGGGCGATCATCAGTACGTCCGCGGCCGTCACGGCGGCTCCTCACCCGCTGGCGGAGCCGACGTCGGACCATCGACCGCTGGTGGAACCGACGTCGGGCCATCGACCGCTGGCGGAGCAGATGTCGGACCGGCGACCGCTGGCGGAGCAGATGTCGGACCGTCGGCCGTCGGACGGGTGGGTGCGGGGCGGGCGGAGCGCTGGGGGCGTACCGCCGGGCCGGCCGACCGGTCCCCGGCCGCGCCGGAGGTGGCGGCCT
The nucleotide sequence above comes from Plantactinospora soyae. Encoded proteins:
- the nuoK gene encoding NADH-quinone oxidoreductase subunit NuoK, giving the protein MRPVIPYVIAAALFGLGVYGVLRRRNAVLVLMAVELMLNAVNLLLVTANAAPLHAALGTAAPAGTPETGALPFTGQAFTLFVIVIAAAEVGVGLAIVLQLYRLRGTVAIDDVRLDEHTPDAGPRGIMDAPARTGAATAVATGPAGGRSTGPKTGPSTGPVR
- a CDS encoding NADH-quinone oxidoreductase subunit 5 family protein; its protein translation is MTGAQTLGALLPAVPFGLALVGLLLPQRSRAVAAGLGIGGAAAALVCAVALAITIDHGGTESTAEWIDFGGLSVTLGVRLDPAAALVAVAVAVVALAVQVYSVGYLHDDDRYAPYAAQISLFTAAMLLVVVAGDLIMLLVGWEVMGICSYLLIGHDRRLPEAPAAAVKAFLVTRVGDVGFLLGIVVLGVSAGSFRISDVLAHDFSPGTLTAACLLLLAGVAGKSAQFPLHTWLPDAMAGPTPISALIHAATMVAAGIYAVTRLFPLFERAPAALAVLGVMAAITLLLGALAATAQDDIKRVLAWSTVSQLGYMAGALAVGSPPAALFHLLSHAAFKALLFLAAGAVIHAVGSNLMSAMGGLRRPMPVTFWCTAIGLGALAGVPPLAGFWSKDGILVVAEQAARHHTGPAPAWVGWLVWITGLVGVGLTAWYAARLLLRTFLGASRAQTHPMDDSAGIDAPATAPAHTPIGAPHDPPGLMRWPVLLLTVPSVALGFAVFVPPFRSALALDEAHLDAFLIIPVALLLLGAGLAWWRWRADPAADPATGLGPLRPAFAQAFWLDEVQHALVVRPVRALGRLARRIDETVVDGAVEGTGRGTAGLGGGLDLLHRAGVPRAVVAVLAGALLLGIAAVALGGSA
- a CDS encoding complex I subunit 4 family protein, with the protein product MSLGAIGLVAVLALPALGAAVLAVLPARVDRAARITGTAFAAVAFVLSVLLALGADGNWFGYRPRGAGGPGVRPWHDLDLTWVPGLDLRFHLGVDGVSYPLVVLTALLTLLCCAYTAWRVPAPGRGRTLVALLLVVEVGILGTFLALDLVLFFLFFEVVLLPMYAIIAIWGGEDRRHAARKFALYTLFGSVLLLVGVFTVVTAAGTADLVDLTGGGELSRGTQLAAFTLLAIAFAVKSPLWPLHSWLPDAHTQAPTVGSVILAGVLLKMGTYGLIRVAVGVAPEGARWAAPVLGTLAVAAIIVGSLVCLAQSELKRLIAYSSVGHMGFVLLGVATLTATGIQAALIGNIAHGVITGLLFFLAGAIKDRTHTGSLAELGGLRESTPRLAGLLGFAAIASLGLPGLAGFWGEAFAVVAAWRVGGPFWTTLAVLAALGGALTAAYLLRLLRRVTHGPTTPAVLTLTPGLAGAELAAWGPLVLLALAIGLAPTLVLGYAEVPVGALLEAIR
- a CDS encoding MFS transporter, with the translated sequence MTALRQYLGVWRIPGAPMLLIAGIIGRLGIGMTPLALLLVVEQVTGRYALAAVAGGVYALAGAALSPIAGRIADRIGPSRVLLITAVAHPVALIGLLLASRAGSDGLTLIFVASAVAGATYPPLTAAIRGAWNDLTDPASGRYALRNTALAAETSLFELVFVIGPTLVAVFILVADAAAALIGAAVVTLAGTAIVALGPVMRGWRPHPTDSHAKGLGPLRVGGFPALLFCVAGLGIAFGAAGVAVPAYASGHDVDNAESVAGILLAMWGTGSAIGGIWFGTRKPSRNAARQFAQLLGLLAATFAVFAVMPGPVALGIALVVGGATIAPALTLENTMVGRISPASMLNEAYTWVVTVAVAASAAGGAGAGVLADQVGVPWAFLFAGAAVAAAAVVAAMPAGSIARAEALAEVRMEQALAADPT
- a CDS encoding NADH-quinone oxidoreductase subunit J family protein, with amino-acid sequence MTAADVLMIALGAVAVGAGVLVVATRHLVRAGLYLVVCLGAVAGLYLVLTAELVAWVQLLIYVGAVVVLLLFAVMLTRAPIGAADDLDRPGWPAALIGGGTGLGLAALLVDAFRWSTVDLPEPGTAEQLGAELFQSWVLPFEVLSVLLLSALVGAIAISVRIPGRRQ
- the htpX gene encoding zinc metalloprotease HtpX, with protein sequence MHSHHNRLKTAALLGLLTALILGVGYGFGGGGGLVIAVLLSLAMNAGSYFWSDKLALRSMRAKPVTEAEFPALYQMVRELATEAGQPMPRLYVSPTMQPNAFATGRNPQHAAVAVTTGITQILDYRELRGVIGHELSHVYNRDILISSVAAGLAGIITTLAYLAWFIPLGGGDDEDSPNPAALLLMLILGPIAASVIQLAISRNREFQADASGATLTKDPLALASALRKIHNGTQRMPLPADNRLTSTAHLMIDNPFKGGGMASLFSTHPKMEERVRRLEQMAANSGPVQFQR
- a CDS encoding NADH-quinone oxidoreductase subunit N; the encoded protein is MDPVIQTVDNVALLPAYLAAGTAVLVLLADLLIARRGATVAVFAAGAVATALGAVLVGAAGTRRTFCVGDACSYLAGGRAAVVGCLFALLTLGVLALSAPLLRAGEVPSGEYCFLLACSMTGGVVLGAAGDLITLVVALETLTLPLYVLVGLRHRSVAGAEAALTFFVVSVVATAVTLLGAALLYAVTGVVHLSRLGTVFGVDGSAVNPSGGAVLNPSGGAVAADPGLLDLPLTVAAVALVVLGLAFKVAAVPFHAWAPATYDGAPVPVAAYLSTASKLGGVVALLAVTAIALPASVSGPVLAAVAVLTMTVGNLVALRQRRMVRLLAWSSVAQAGYIVAPLGALALSAGRTPEALDTAVAAAVAYTIFYVVLELAAFAAVVALRPAVADGGEIEDYRGAARRRPWVGAAFVLALVGLAGLPPGLAGLFAKVTIVRSLLDGGAGWLGLVVALNAVVGLAYYLRVAATLYAPEPVAPRAGDAAAAPVVPADPGAPALPVDAPVPATGPVRPSWAVVAALAVATLVAIVVGFAPQLLLDVAGL